In Pochonia chlamydosporia 170 chromosome 3, whole genome shotgun sequence, the following are encoded in one genomic region:
- a CDS encoding eukaryotic translation initiation factor 2 alpha subunit (similar to Metarhizium acridum CQMa 102 XP_007807640.1) codes for MSFTNCRFYEEKYPAVDSCVMVNVKQIAEMGAYVKLLEYDNIDGMILLSELSRRRIRSIQKLVRVGRDEVAVVLRVDKEKGYIDLSKRRVSAEEAAKCEERYNKSKTVHLIMRHVADKTQTPVETLYETIAWPLNRKFGHAVDAFKLSITNPSVWTDIAFPSKGAEDELKDYITKRLTPQRVKVLAELEVTCFSYEGIDGIIKALRAAQDKSTKAVEISAKVISAPHYVLSAVVFDKDEGIAVLQEAIECARESIVASKGNLKVKTEPKAVTDRDEAELQALMEERARENAEVPGDDSVSESDDEAPRAPIQGSK; via the exons ATGTCGTTCACCAATTGCCGTTTTTACGAGGAGAAGTACCCGGCGGTCGATAGCTGTGTCATGGTCAATGTCAAGCAG ATCGCCGAAATGGGTGCTTATGTCAAGCTTTTGGAGTACGACAACATCGATGGCATGATTCTGCTTTCTGAATTGTCCCGACGACGTATCAGAAGTATTCAGAAGCTCGTCAGAGTCGGTCGTGACGAAGTTGCCGTCGTGCTGCGTGTGGACAAGGAGAAAG GGTATATTGATCTCTCCAAGCGTCGTGTGTCTGCCGAAGAAGCCGCCAAGTGCGAGGAGCGATACAACAAGAGCAAGACCGTCCACTTGATCATGAGACACGTTGCCGACAAAACTCAGACCCCTGTTGAGACCCTGTACGAGACCATTGCTTGGCCGTTGAACCGTAAATTCGGACACGCTGTCGATGCGTTCAAGCTTTCCATTAC CAACCCCTCAGTCTGGACCGACATTGCTTTCCCAAGCAAAGGTGCCGAGGACGAGCTGAAGGACTACATCACCAAGCGTCTCACACCACAGCGCGTCAAGGTTTTGGCCGAGCTTGAAGTCACCTGCTTCTCCTATGAAGGCAtcgacggcatcatcaagGCTCTTCGAGCTGCCCAGGATAAGAGCACAAAGGCTGTTGAGATCAGCGCCAAGGTTATCTCGGCGCCTCACTACGTGCTTTCCGCCGTTGTTTTTGATAAGGATGAGGGTATTGCCGTGCTGCAAGAGGCTATCGAATGTGCGAGAGAAAGCATAGTCGCCTCTAAAGGAAACCTGAAAGTCAAGACGGAGCCCAAGGCTGTTACCGATAGAGATGAAGCAGAGCTGCAGGCTCTTATGGAGGAGAGAGCAAGAGAGAATGCCGAAGTCCCCGGCGATGACAGTGTTAGTGAGAGCGATGATGAGGCTCCTCGTGCTCCTATCCAAGGAAGCAAATAA
- a CDS encoding mitochondrial carrier protein (similar to Cordyceps militaris CM01 XP_006672391.1) — MPLASQLSNFFFAGSSASAGGSSSDDQVVGFAEPPRNAGLHTKEPSDRSSVIATASRHTMKNEDVEAEGRPPYLHAMIAGGIGGSTGDLLMHSLDTVKTRQQGDPNIPSKYTSLGQSYYTIWRQEGVRRGLYGGWIPALGGSFPGTVMFFGTYEWSKRFLIDHGLQHHLAYLSAGFLGDLAASVVYVPSEVLKTRLQLQGRYNNPHFRSGYNYRGTVDAARTIVRTEGASALFYGYKATLYRDLPFSALQFMFWEQFNAWARVYKQSRDIGVPLELLTGAAAGGLAGVITCPLDVVKTRLQTQVNPPSDQVSNLKEVAASQKRHISTSSPSTHRPQPGAIALETSSVITGLKVIYRTEGLAGWFRGVGPRGVWTFIQSGCMLFLYQRLLHQLEKIMPVEK; from the exons ATGCCCCTTGCCTCACAACTTTCcaatttcttctttgccgGCTCCTCTGCGTCAGCTGGTGGTAGCAGTAGCGACGATCAGGTCGTCGGTTTCGCTGAGCCGCCTCGCAATGCTGGCCTTCACACAAAGGAGCCGTCAGATAGAAGCAGCGTCATAGCCACTGCCAGCCGGCATACCATGAAAAACGAAGATGTCGAAGCCGAGGGCCGACCGCCTTATCTCCAT GCTATGattgctggtggcattgGAGGCTCAACCGGTGATTTACTTATGCATTCGTTGGACACAGTCAAGACGCGGCAGCAAGGCGATCCGAATATTCCATCAAAATACACATCTCTGGGACAGTCGTACTACACAATATGGAGACAGGAAGGTGTTAGACGTGGTCTGTACGGAGGGTGGATTCCTGCACTGGGCGGCTCGTTTCCCGGCACGGTCATGTTTTTCGGCACATATGAATGGAGCAAGCGATTTTTGATAGATCATGGGTTGCAGCATCACTTGGCATATCTTTCGGCAG GATTCCTTGGTGACCTCGCCGCCTCGGTCGTTTACGTTCCCTCTGAAGTCCtcaagaccagactccagctCCAAGGACGCTACAACAACCCGCATTTCAGATCTGGATACAATTACCGGGGAACTGTCGACGCCGCGCGCACAATTGTCCGAACCGAAGGAGCATCAGCCCTCTTCTACGGTTACAAAGCGACCCTCTATCGAGATCTACCCTTCTCAGCACTACAATTCATGTTCTGGGAGCAATTCAACGCCTGGGCACGAGTATACAAGCAGAGTCGCGACATCGGCGTCCCGCTAGAACTTCTCACCGGCGCGGCCGCAGGTGGTCTCGCCGGAGTCATCACCTGTCCTCTCGACGTCGTCAAGACCCGTCTCCAGACACAGGTGAACCCTCCCTCAGACCAAGTCTCGAACTTGAAAGAGGTAGCCGCGTCCCAGAAACGTCacatctcaacatcatcgcCTAGCACGCATCGTCCGCAGCCCGGCGCAATCGCCCTCGAGACATCATCTGTCATTACCGGTCTAAAAGTCATATACCGCACCGAAGGGCTAGCAGGATGGTTCCGTGGCGTTGGCCCTCGCGGTGTTTGGACATTTATCCAGAGCGGCTGTATGCTCTTCTTATACCAGCGGTTACTGCACCAGTTGGAGAAGATTATGCCTGTTGAGAAATAA